One genomic segment of Buchnera aphidicola (Anoecia oenotherae) includes these proteins:
- the hscB gene encoding Fe-S protein assembly co-chaperone HscB, with the protein MNYFVLFNLPEKFEINLKKLTRNFYKLQKQFHPDLSMKNSKNIQTKFLNKSIYINAGYKILKNPIQRSEHLLSINGITTLSLKYKKRYNNFLKIQFFLYEQLDKILKKKNEKKLNSLYKKINNFELDNMCKLKLYLNKKLWNIAIYTTLKLKFFENFKKKIKC; encoded by the coding sequence ATGAATTATTTTGTTTTATTTAACTTACCAGAAAAATTTGAAATAAACCTAAAAAAATTAACTAGAAATTTTTATAAACTACAAAAACAGTTTCACCCTGACTTATCCATGAAAAATTCCAAAAATATACAAACAAAATTTTTAAATAAATCTATATATATAAATGCAGGTTATAAAATTTTAAAAAATCCTATACAAAGATCTGAACATTTACTTTCAATAAATGGAATTACCACTCTCTCTTTAAAATATAAAAAAAGATATAATAATTTTTTAAAAATACAGTTTTTTTTGTATGAACAGTTAGATAAGATATTAAAAAAAAAAAATGAAAAAAAATTAAACAGTTTGTATAAAAAAATAAATAATTTTGAATTAGATAACATGTGCAAACTTAAACTTTACTTAAATAAAAAATTATGGAATATAGCAATATATACTACTCTAAAACTAAAATTTTTTGAAAATTTTAAAAAAAAAATAAAATGTTAG